cccccccccttccccccagacgccctgtccccccccagccccccgccccccccggccgcgCAGGGGTTAAGCACCGGCCCGCGGCCTGGCCAATGGGAAGCGGCGGGGCGGTGGCCAATAGCGGACGGGCGGGGCGTTGCGGGCGGCCAATGAGCGATGGCGGGGCGGCACCAAACAAGGGGCGGGCGCTGCGGTTTGGACGACCAAtggggagcggcggggcggtgACCAATagggggcgggaggggcgggggcgcACGGCCAATGGGCGGCGCCGCTGGCCTGTGGTGACCCGcgccaccgcccccccccccccccaatccccGCAGCCGCGCGCCGAAGGCGGGGCCAACCCCCCACGTGAGTAGCGGCGGGTGTCGCGACAGGGAGCTCCCCAGCCCCGAGTCTGTGACAGGGCCtcacccccccggccccgggcacCGTGACAGGGACTCCCTTAGCCCTGGGTGTCGTGACAGGGACCCCTCCCAGCCCACGGTGCTGTGACAGGGAACCCCCTAGCCCCGGGTGTCGTGACAGGGCctcacagcccccagccctaGCCGCCATGACAGGGAACCCCCAGCCCTGGGTTCATGACAGagaccccctgccagccccaggtgTCATGACAGGGACAcgcaccccagccctggctgtcGTCACAGGAACCACAGTCTCGGGTCTGTGACAgtctccctgccccctcccccagcccccagtgCCGTGATAGGGATCACCCCCGCCAGGCGTCATGACAGggccccccacagcccctggtgTCGTGACAGGGCCGCCCCCCCCTCCAcaggcacccatgggtgctgggggggtgccAGGgcccccggctcccccgccACTGCAGGGTGGCCAATCTGTGCCCCCCAGTGCCTGGttgggctgggggcagcgctgcccgcctCCCCCCCAAGCTCTGTCGCGACAGGCAACAGTGCCGCGTGGCCCGGGCCCGATCCAGTGATGGGGGTGGCCACGGCTCTTGGGGTAACACCGTCGGGACTGGGGCTGGATCCTGAGCCGCGGCGCTGCCGAGGAGTAACCATCGTGGGTGGCACGGCGAGACCCCGGCACGGCGAGACCCCAGCACGGCAAATCCCTGGCACGGCGAGACCCCGGCACGGCAAATCCCTGGCACAGCGAGACCCCGGCACGGCAAATCCCTGGCACGCCACGTCCCCGGTGCGGCAAACCCTCAGTACTGCAAATCCCCAGTATGGTGAGCCCCCGGTGCAGCAAGTCCCCGGCACGGTGAGTCCCCGGTGCGGTGAGTCCCGGGGATGGCAAAGTGCTGGTGTGGCGAATCCCCAGCACGGCCAGTCCCTGGCCCGGTGAAGCCCTGGCATGGCAAAGCTCTGGCACAGCAAACCCCTGGCACGGCGAACCCCCAGCGTGGCAAATCCCCTGGCACGGCAAACCCCCGGTATGGTGAGTCCTTGGCACGGCACAACCCCGGCACGGCGCCCCCCCCATCTCTCACCCCTCAtttatttcccccctttccctcccGTTTCTGACGCTGGACACGGGGCCGGTGCCAAGCGTGGTGCTGGTGCCGAGGGTGCCCGGCCACGGCACCGAGAAAGCGCCGGGTTTGcacccagggctgtgccagggccgCCCTCCCCGGCagccgcagccccggcggggtTTTCCCGCTCCCCGGCACAAAGAATTTGGCACGGGAGGTGCCGGGGCGGCCCTGGGACGGTGCCAGGCCTCGCCGCCGCGGCCATGCTCTGCCTTCAGCCCGTCCTTCCCGCTGCCGCGCTGGGCTCTGGGATGCCCCGGTGCCGGTGAAGCCGCCGGTACCCTCGGTGGGGAGGGCCGGTGGCCACCGCTGCGCCGGCTGCACAAAGTGCCCATTCTCTGCTTTGCCAGGACTTTTTGTggttctttcctccttcttttgcGGGGCCCCGCGGCCCTTCGCGACGCGGCTTTGCCATGACGTCACCGGGAGCCAGCGGGAGGCCCGGCGAGCGCGGCATGGCACGGCTCTGGCCGCTCACCGAGCTCCCGCCAGCACTGGCACCGGCACGGGGCAGCGCGGTGCCCGTTTGGTGGGAACCCCCCATGTCTGACATTCCGGCGTGGCCGCCCCGCGCACACGGCTCTGGGGTGCAGTGATGCCGCCGGCGCGCCACGGCTCTGGTTTGGAAGCAATAAATGATGggcccccccgctccccccggcgCTCGGCACGTGCGGCTCGAAACCCACCACGGGCTGGGGGCCATTCGGCCGCTCTCGCTGGTGCtgcagcccggcccggcgcctCCAGCCCTCGCGGCAACGCCATGCCGGCACACGGGCGCTGCCAGAGCGGGTGGCATGGGGCTGCCACGCCGTGGGGACCCGGCCGGTATTTCACCACACCGGGAGAGCGGGTGGGGGTCGAGGCCGGCAGCTGCGGGGACCCTTCCCCTGCCAGATCCTCACTGCGCCGATAAACCCCGTGCCGGCGCAGGGATAACCGGAAGAGCACGAATCCCCCAGGCGGGTGCCACCGGCGAGCCAACACGGCGGCTCCGGTGAACATTCAACGCTGTCGGTGAGTTTTGTGGCTGAGGTGAAACCATCGACTGTTGTGTGTGCCCCGTGGCCCGCCGGAGCGGGCGGGAGAGTCGCTGCTGCCCCAGCGCTGCCATGGCGCGGTGGTGCCGGTGTGGTGGTGCTGCCATGGCGCGGTGGTGCCGGTGTGGTGGTGCCGGTGTGGTGGTGCCGCCATGGCGCGGTGGTGCCGGCGCGGTGGTGCCGGTGTGGTGGTGCCGGTGTGGTGGTGCCGCCATGGCGCGGTGGTGCCGGTGTGGTGGTGCCGGTGTGGTGGTGCCGCCATGGCGCGGTGGTGCCGGTGTGGTGGTGCCGCCGCATGCGGCCGGCTCCTTGCCAGGACGCTCGGCACAGGGCAACCAAAATTCATGCTCCACACGCATCACCTGTGGCGGGTCGTGGTGCTGGGGAAACCAAAAtccccattttttccccaaatccccctttttttctgcaaaactgggggagggggggggcacagccctccCAGCAGCCGCAGCGGTGCCGGTGGTGCCCCAGGGCGGCTGTTGTGGGTGATTCTGCCCCATTAGCGGGTGCTTTGCCGATCccggctgctgggggctgctggggggtcCGGATGGGCAGAGGGTCCTGTTGGGCCCCGAACCCCAAGTTTGGCTGCGAGGCGGCCGCAGCCGGGGCGATGCTGGCCAACACCGGGGTGCTGGCGGCACAAGGGGGTTTAAACGCCGGCACCGGGGGCTTGGGGGTGACCCCCGTGCGGGCAGAGGGGAAGAGGCGcagacacccccaccccgccgggCAGACGCACCGGCTCCAGGCGGCGGCTGGGGGAGGgggccagcccccagccccagcccccggccccggtgGCGGCGATTGGCCCTGGGTGGCCCCGCCAGGGCAGGCCCCGGCACTCGGAGCCCGGTGCAGCGGCAGAGCCGGCGGGCTGCAGCGCAGGATGGAGCCCAGCACCACGTTCGACATGTGGAGGGACTACCTGGGGCTGGCGGCCGTGCTGGCCACGCTGGCGCGGGAGCGCGGCGACGCCGAGCGAGAGGCATCGGCACAGCCCAGCGCGCCGGAACCGGTACCGGCGTCAGCCGGTCAAGCCCTGTGCACCTTCTGCAAGCACAACGGCGAGGCGGAGCACATCTACCGCACGCACAGCCTGCACGACGCCAGCGGCCGGGTGCTGTGCCCCATCCTGCGCAGCTACGTCTGCCCGCAGTGCGGGGCCACGCGCGACCGGGCGCACACCCGCCGCTTCTGCCCGCTCACCCACGGCACCTACACCTCCGTCTACAGCCGCTTGCCACGCAGCACCAAGAAGGGACCGCGCGCTGACGGAGCACCCCCCGCTCCCCTCGCCGCAGGTATCGCTCCGGTTTGACGCGCGGCGCTGCCCGTCTCGCAGCCCCCCCAAAATAAACGGCGGGGTCGGGGTGAGGGGGGGTCGCTTCCCAGTGCGAGCCACCCGCGGGGAAATGCGGCCCCGGTGTTGCCACCGGGCCAGCGGTTTTGGCACGAAGCCACACTTTGAACCCGCCACCTCCAGCCTTAATTTACCCAGGAGAGAGCCCGCTGTGGTCCTCGGGGCAATTAGGCTAATTAACGGGCGCGCTGCGCACCCGGCACACGCGGTGCTCGCTGgtgctctcccctctctcctggTTTCTCTTCCAGGGGGTCCCCTGAGGATGCATCACCGGGGAGGCACCGGGACGGCGCTCCCGCCAAACCCAGTCTCCCCAGTCCGTCTCCCCGCGGGTCAAGCTGAGCGACACCGGCCCGGTGGCGGTTTGGCGGTCGCGGCTGACAGAAGCCACCTCCAGATGCCAAGAAAAGCCTGAGCGGGGGCGGTTTCACCAGCACCCCGTGCCGGGGGCGCTCAGGGTTGGGGTCGGTTCCAGGTTTGGGGGTTCGTTGGTGGGTTTTTATTAATCCCAGCGGGCGCCTGAGGGCCGCGCCGGCTCCTGCCATGCTCCGGCTGCTGCCGAGCTCCCGAGGGGGCCAGGACGACGTTAGCCACTCGCCCAGTGGCTCCGGCCCTCGCCGGACGCCCCGGTTTGTTCTTTAGCCGTTATCTCACGTGTTCTGTGTTGGAAGGGGTTTATTTCCAGCCTGTTTGCCGTTGAAATGCTGTTTGACGTTAATAAACGCTTGAGCCGTGCCGGGGCTGGCACCGGCACCGACCTGGCCCTACGTCTCCTTCCACCGCCTCTCGGCGCGTGCCGGCTGCCGGCTCCGCCGCGGCTTCGGCCTCCTCAGTGCAGCCAGGCCCCGGTGAGCGCTCATCACCAGGCGGCTGCGGGGGCACCGGCGTCACCCTCCACCTTGCACGGACCCCGCGGCGCGGCGCTCGCCCACCCTCAGCCCCCCGCAGGGCTGGATCCCCCCACCCCGGGAAAAAGGACGCGGATTTCGCGGGTGGCGCGAGCAGGCGGCTCTTACTTGAGGTTGGAGAGCTCCAGGATCAGGCCGCACACGACGTCGGTCGCGTCCCTCCTGGGGGCGGGCGGGCACAGCCCCTCCGGCTCCTCGCCCCTGACCCAAGATGGAAAATTCAATTTTTACTCATCAAATCGGGGCATTTTGCCTCAAACCCAGGGGTTTATccctcacagctgctctgccccccagcccacccctccGCCAGCGGCACCTGTCGGGGTGGGCAGCGCACCTACCGGGGCCGCAGCCGGTGTGGGCCGCTCCCTGCGCTGAGCACCGGGGGCTCCTTGGCACGGCTCCGGCACGCCGCGGCACACGGTTCCTGCCCAGGCTCCACAGAGCCGCATGGGCCGGTGGTGGGAAATGGCTGCGGAGAAAAGTCCCTGTCACCACGAAGCCGTGGCCAGGGAGCCCGACTCCAACCCGCCAAAGATGgatattccccccccccccctttcagCCTATTCCATGcattttggggggtttatttggtgtttccagcattttggggggtttatttGGTGTTTCCAGCATTTTGGGGGGGTTATTTGGCATTTGGGGGGCTTTATTTGGCATCTCTGGCATTTTGGGGGCTTTATTTGGCATTTTGGGGGCTTTATTTGGCATTTTGGGGGGGTTATTGGGCATTTTGGGGGTTTATTCATGTCTTGGGCACTTTGGGTTGGTGTTTTCAGGATAAGTCAGTGACCGCTGGCGGTTTACCAGCGGCGGTGGCAGCGCTGGGCCGCTCCCCTCCAGGCCGCCCTGCAGCTCTCTCCGTTCCCCGGCTGAAGCACCGACAGCCGAGCCGGTGCCAGCCGAGCCGGTGCCCACGGCAGGGGTCTGTGCGGTGCCGCTGAGAGCCGGCTCCGGTGTCGCCGTAACGGTGGGCGCGCTCTCTGCACCTCCTCCGCCGCACGGGGGGCTGCCGGAGCCGGTGGGAGGCTGCACGTCCGGCCTTGGCGCGTTGGCCGTGTGCTCCGCCAGGCCGTCGACGTCGTCCGAGGGATTCTGGAATCCGCCAGCCGGGATGGCTGGAGCCAAGCCGGGCCCGGGAAAAGCGGCTTCTCCCCCTCCGGCCTCTTCACGGGCCTCTCCCGATGTTTTCCATGGGGGAACGTTCCCACTCCGCGGCTGGCTCGCCGGGCCGACGGTGCTGGCAGCCTCGGCGGTGCCTCCCTCCGCCTTCGGCTCCGCAGCCGGGGCACAGACCACCGGGACCCCGACAGAGGCGCCGCCACAGGATCCAAACATGTTCTCTCCCGTTTTGCTTGTCCCGCTCGCCCACAGTTGTTCCCTGCGCTCCCGGGGCGCTCCTCCTGCCGCCCCCTCGGATACGGCGCCTCCATTTTCTTCGGTGCGCGGCGGCTCCCGAGTCTCATCCACGTCACCGTTAACTCCCTCCTCAGGGTGAGGGGCCGGCATCTccgctggcaggcagctgccggTGCTCCGGCCTGGAGTATCCGCCGGGAGAGCTGTCTCTCCGCCAGCAgccccctctcctcctgccgGCACAGCGCGGCTACACTTGGGGCCGTCACCaatgctgccagctgtgccGTGGGTTGAGGTCTCGGTGGCCGGCTCCTCACCGCAGCCACTGTGCCGCTCCTTTTTGGCCTCGCCTGCCACCAAATTTCCCCATTGTGGTGACTCTGGCTGAGAcgctgctcccagggctgctccctCCGGTGACTTGCCGCCACCTGTGCTTTGCTCCGGCACAGCCACCTCCCCGTCGCCGTTCACGCTGTTAAAACCAACGAAAGCGAGTTCAGCGAGCGGCGAGGCGATGGCCGGGGTCTCCGTGCAGACCCTGGCTCAGCCGCAAACCCCCGTTTCTCATCCCGGTACCTCCCCGGTGCAGTTGTGGCGGTGCTGCTGCGGGTCGCTTGTCCAAACGGTTCGGGTTTTCCATCCGCATTGCCACTCTGAGCTGGTTCAGCCACGTCTAAACCGTCATCTTTCGCTGCCTCCGAATCCTCCTGAAGATTCGGTTTGGTTTTGGGAAGATGCTGGTCACCGTCTCCTCCTTTGAAGGGGAAAACCAGAATCAGGCATCAGCCGTGGGGGTAAGAGGGGCTTGGTGTCGCGTCAGACGGGGAGAGCAGCGTTCGGAGAGGTTCTGTGgtatttatttgaataaatcCTTGTGAAAAtgcccccccacacacacctctAATGCTTGAACCGAAGGGAAAAAAATCCGTTTGAGGGCTTTTTGTGTTgaaccaaagggaaaaaaacacccttttaGAACTTTTTGTGGGGTGCCAGCTCCACTCCGTCCACACCTGCTCCCCCAAAACGCCAAGAAAGGGCGTTTGCGGCACAAGGGGCTTGGCCACGGCTCTGTGGGTGCCGCTCCCCCCTCGCCAACCGAAGCAGAGCTCTCTTTGGTGAAAGAGGCGTGGAAAGGCTAAAGGCCGGTGTCATTGCACGTAGAAACGGGGAGGGTTTTGCAGCGTAACAGGTTTGtaaggaggaagaggcagggtGGGCTCAGGGGAAGAGCCAGGGTGGGCTCAGGGGTGCTCACTGGCAGCTTAATGGGGCTGGCTTAAAGGGGTGAGATGGGGTGGGCTGCCTTacggggaggggaaggggacgCTGGCCCTGTCCCCCTCGCCGGCCCCTTGCTGGCCTCTCGCCCACCCTGTCCCTTCGCCATCCTCTGACCATCCCCGGCCCCTTGTCACCCCCATTCCCTCACCAACCCTGGCCCTTTGCcatccccagcccctcacccaaTCTGTCCTCTCGCTGTCCTCACCCCCTCACCAACCCCGGCCCCTCGTCACCCCCTCACCACCTCCTTGCCGCTCCCGTCCCCTCACCAACCGCCATCCCCTCACCAGCCCTGGCCCATCACCGTCCCCGTCCCCTCGCTGTCCCCTTGCCGCCCCCTCGCTGCCCCTGACCCCTcgccccccccatcccctcatGATCCCCTCACCATCCCCTCGCCGCCCCCATCGCCATCCCCTCACCATCCCATCGCCACCCCCATCCCCTCATGATCCCCTCACCATCCCCTCGCCTCCCCCATCGCCGTCCCCTCACCATCCCCTCGCCACCCCCATCGCCATCCCCTCGCCCCCCCATCTCCTCATGATCCCCTCACCAACCCCTCGCCTCCCCCATCGCCATCCCCTCACCAACCCCTCGCCACCCCCATCGCCATCCCCTCACCATCCCATCGCCATCCCCTCACCATCCCCTCGCCATCCCCTCGCCACCCCCATCGCCATCCCCTCACCATCCCCTCGCCATCCCCTCGCCACCCCCATCGCCATCCCCTCACCATCCCATCGCCATCCCCTCGCCACCCCCATCCCCTCACCATCCCATCGCCACCCCCATCGCCATCCCCTCGCCACCCCCATCCCCTCGCCATCCCCTCGCCACCCCCATCCCCTCGCCACCCCCATCGCCACCCCCATCGCCATCCCCTCGCCGCCGCCAGGGCCTCGTGCCGTTACCTggcagctgctccctcctccgCTTGCCCATCCCGCCGCTCCCCTGCCTGCGGAGAACAGCACGGCCATGAGGGAGCAGCCCCCCCCGCCAGGTGCTTCGCCCCCAGGGCCGAGCCCACCCCCCTCCACCGACCCCCGGGGCCCAGCGCCACCCCCgctggcagcagccaccaaccccccccccccggttcCGAGGGGAAACAGGGGCAGTGTcacccgccccccccgcccgaACGCGCGTCGGGaccgccgggccgcccccctccccctcccccagcctcaCGCTTTTCCCGCCTCCCGCCGTGCGCCTGCGCGGCGCGGGGCACGCTGGGAGCTGTAGTTTCCCCCCCGGGTGCCGTCAAGCGAAACGCGGCGACAGCGGCTTTTGCGACGTCGGTGCCGTAAAGCGCGGCCGGTTGTTGACAGCGGCGGGCGGAGTAGGAAGTGAGTGTGGCTGAGGGGGGGCCCTGcgaggctgggggagggggcgggggtCGTTTCTGGCGGGTGGGTTAGGGGGGCGCTGAGGAGGGGTGGTGGGTCCTGTGGGGGCGGTGGGCCCTGAGGGGGTGCTGAGGTGGGGAGTGGGGGCTTGCGGGTAGGCAGCGAGGCCTGGGGTGGTCTGGGGGATGAAATGAGGCCTGGGGGGCGCTGAGGGAAGGTGACAAGGCCGGCAGGGGGGTGAAATGAGGTctggggggggctgaggggaggcaACGAGGCCTCAGGGGGGtcttgggtgtgtgtgtgaaatggGGGCTTGTAGGGGGTCTGAGGTGGTGAAATGGGGTCGGGGGGGAAATGGGGCCTTTGTGGGGGCCCAGGGGGTGGGAATGGGGCCTGGTGGGGGGCTGATGGGGTAGAATGGGGCCTGGGGGGGGAATGTGGGGGGTCTGGGGAGGGGAAATGGGGCCTGAGAGGGCTGAGGAGGGGGTATGGGGCCTGGGAGAGGAAAATGTTGCCTTGtgtgaggctgggggggggaagggctgcgggggagggggggaatcCTCTGGaggaggggacagggctggggggggcagcagcaccctggggtgcttGGAGAAGGGGGGGGCCGTGGTGCGGGAGCCAGGGCGCTGCCACAAAACTCATggaaagcaggaggagggggctcagcaggggctgcagaaggctggggggggggggggccctgtCCAGGCTCTCCGGTGGGTGCTGGGCTTCCCCCCCCCACACCTTTAacacagcccccccagctcgGCACGGTGAGGAGCAGAGCCATGAGCAGAGCCCGCAGGCTGCCACCGGGCCACGGTGCCGCCATCGCCAGGCAGGTGCGGCCCGTGTCCCCCGCCCTGgtgtgccccccacccccacccgccCCGGGGGAGGATCAATGCCATCAACAGCTGTTCGGCGGCGGAGGCGGCACTGGTTGTGCCACCATTGCCCAGCCGGGTCTATCGCTattgcttttcatctttatttaaatattttaatttaattaagcGGTTTTATTCACCCTGGTGCCTCGCAAATCGCTGTTGCGGCGTCACTCACGGCACCGTGGGCTCTGCCCCGAGCTGTGGCTGCGCCGGCGTCCCTCCCTGAAGGATCCATGTCgattccctccttccccccgcTGGATCCCGGGGGATCCCCTGGCCCTAACGAGGTGTCGTTAGTGCCGCGCcccgcctccctccctgcagatGGGTTTGCTGGTGGATCTCTCTCCGGAGGGCATGGTGGGAGATGCCGCCGTGGACGATGCCGCCGAGCTGGAGGCCGAGCTGCTGGCGCTGGTGGGAGGCCGAGCTGCGCCGGGGGAGAAGCCCGAGGGGAAAAGTGAGCACTGCCATGGCGGTGGGGCTCCTCCGCCGTTAATTGCTGGGATAATTAATAACGCGTCACGTAGAAAGTGGCTCCTGGTGGGTCCTTTCTGCCCCGCCTGGGCTGGACCCTCCTGCAGGTGGGCTGAAACCATCAAAAAATGGGTAAATGGCCCCAAATCCCCTCCCCGCCATGTGCCGTGTCTCCTCCAGCCCCGTTGCCGATGGAGGCGATTGAGGAGATGGCCGCTCTGTGCATGAAGGACCCGGACGAGGAGGAGGGGGATGACAACGAGGAGCTGGAAGATGAAGATGATCTCATGGTGAGACGAGGGCTGAGCCCTCAGGGCAGTTCTGTCCCAAAAAAAAGGGGCTTTTCCGCCTGGGATCATCTCTGAGGGATCTCCTGGTGCTTCCAGGCCgagctgcaggaggtgctgggtgAAGGGGAGGGCAGCACGGACGCGCTGGTGCCACCCGCCAAGGTACGACACCTCCTGGGGCTCCGCTCCTACCGTGCCGGTGCCGGATCTGGCCCTTTTGGGACTTTTCCTGTCGCTTTTTCATTCATCTGCTGGGAAAACGTGTCTGTGTCACGGGAACCTGCCCTGCAGCGGGGGAAAACCTTCCCGGGGGTGAGGAGGAGCCAGGTTCCCTCAGCCGCTGCCTCAGTGATGGGCAGCGTTGGAAGTCTTGCGTGCTGAGATGGGATTTAGGGGATTTTTTTGGAATTTACAGGAAATTAGCCTCTGATAATCCCCGTTTTAGGGCAATCCCTGTCCATTGGCAGCCATTGGGGCTCTTCCTTCAGCCCCCAGAGGCTGTAAAATCACGGAAAGGATCGGGACGCGCGGCTGTGCCGCTTTGGCTTGAGCCAGAGCTGGGCTCCAAGCCCCCGCCTCGGCTCCGAGCCCCCGATCCAAGCGGATTATCGGCGGCGGGACGAGCCCGGCTCTCGCTGCGTGGttcccagcacttctccttggGTGCAGGTGCCGGAGCCGCTGCCTGCGGAGTCCAGCGGTGTGGAGGCGACGCTGACGGAGCGGACGGCCATGTACCGGGCGGCCATCGCCAAcgccaggcaggcaggggacgGCTCCAGGCTGCGGCGCTACGAGCGTGGCCTCAAGGTGAGCCGGCACCGAGGGCCCCGCCGCAAAGCCCTGGGATTTAATTGgatctttttaattaaatgaaaccATCGGATCGCGATTTCCTGGCTGCGCTCAGCCGGTGTTACCGAAttcgggggggagggggttgcGCTCGCAGCTCGGCTCCGCTTCGCCCCGCAGCCGCAAGGTCGGCTACAACACCGCCTCGAGGTCCTGATTCCTCGCGGTTATTCAAAACCCTTGGAAGAGcctcagaattatttttatttttattgattttgaGCCCTGGTTTTCCCCTCCGGGCCGTTTCCCATCTTGTTTAAGCCCCTTTTGCCACGCTGGGGTCTTTCCAGCACCGCTGGCTTGGTGCAAAGCCCCTGAGGTGGGACCCCACGTTCCCTCCAGATCATGACACAGGAAAGGGCGACATCCCATGTTTTTTGGAGCCCGGGAGCGGCGCTTACCCCTCCGCCGGGATTTTGCCGGTGCGGGCAGAGCGGGGCCAGCTGGccgctggcacaggctgggggaggcagcagctgaggagatttgggggggggagaTCGGGATTTTGGGTTTGGGGCTGGATCCCCCGTGGGTGAGAGACCCCCA
This genomic window from Falco naumanni isolate bFalNau1 chromosome 13 unlocalized genomic scaffold, bFalNau1.pat SUPER_13_unloc_1, whole genome shotgun sequence contains:
- the NANOS3 gene encoding nanos homolog 3, coding for MRPAPCQDARHRATKIHAPHASPVAGRGAGETKIPIFSPNPPFFLQNWGRGGAQPSQQPQRCRWCPRAAVVGDSAPLAGALPIPAAGGCWGVRMGRGSCWAPNPKFGCEAAAAGAMLANTGVLAAQGGLNAGTGGLGVTPVRAEGKRRRHPHPAGQTHRLQAAAGGGGQPPAPAPGPGGGDWPWVAPPGQAPALGARCSGRAGGLQRRMEPSTTFDMWRDYLGLAAVLATLARERGDAEREASAQPSAPEPVPASAGQALCTFCKHNGEAEHIYRTHSLHDASGRVLCPILRSYVCPQCGATRDRAHTRRFCPLTHGTYTSVYSRLPRSTKKGPRADGAPPAPLAAGGPLRMHHRGGTGTALPPNPVSPVRLPAGQAERHRPGGGLAVAADRSHLQMPRKA
- the BRME1 gene encoding break repair meiotic recombinase recruitment factor 1 — translated: MGKRRREQLPGGDGDQHLPKTKPNLQEDSEAAKDDGLDVAEPAQSGNADGKPEPFGQATRSSTATTAPGSVNGDGEVAVPEQSTGGGKSPEGAALGAASQPESPQWGNLVAGEAKKERHSGCGEEPATETSTHGTAGSIGDGPKCSRAVPAGGEGAAGGETALPADTPGRSTGSCLPAEMPAPHPEEGVNGDVDETREPPRTEENGGAVSEGAAGGAPRERREQLWASGTSKTGENMFGSCGGASVGVPVVCAPAAEPKAEGGTAEAASTVGPASQPRSGNVPPWKTSGEAREEAGGGEAAFPGPGLAPAIPAGGFQNPSDDVDGLAEHTANAPRPDVQPPTGSGSPPCGGGGAESAPTVTATPEPALSGTAQTPAVGTGSAGTGSAVGASAGERRELQGGLEGSGPALPPPLPFPTTGPCGSVEPGQEPCAAACRSRAKEPPVLSAGSGPHRLRPRGEEPEGLCPPAPRRDATDVVCGLILELSNLNRLVMSAHRGLAALRRPKPRRSRQPARAERRWKET